One window from the genome of Pseudonocardia hierapolitana encodes:
- a CDS encoding NUDIX hydrolase, with amino-acid sequence MEPTAADVLAAGAVLWRAGTHGVEIALVHRPKYDDWSFPKGKLDSGETMPFAAVREIAEETGQASRLGPLLGDVRYSVPEGGKLVRYWAAEARRGEFTPGAETDELRWLDPPSAMELLSYPHDRDVLHRFAETGPPFSVIALVRHGKAGSRSQWDGDDALRPLSGSGREQALQLDGLLGLFGPDRVVSAPLVRCRDTVVPLADRLSLPIGEEPLLGESGYRADPAAALARFRALAAAPGVTVVCSQGGVIPELVGTLATSAGLPGVDPGDVPAKKGSTWLLTFGPDATLRAADYYVHPTGS; translated from the coding sequence ATGGAACCCACCGCGGCGGACGTGCTCGCCGCAGGCGCGGTGCTGTGGCGCGCCGGAACGCACGGCGTCGAGATCGCGCTCGTGCACCGGCCGAAGTACGACGACTGGTCGTTCCCGAAGGGCAAGCTCGACTCGGGCGAGACGATGCCGTTCGCCGCCGTCCGGGAGATCGCCGAGGAGACCGGCCAGGCGTCGCGGCTCGGCCCGCTGCTCGGCGACGTCCGCTACTCCGTGCCGGAGGGCGGCAAGCTGGTGCGGTACTGGGCGGCGGAGGCCCGGCGCGGCGAGTTCACGCCGGGAGCCGAGACCGACGAGCTGCGCTGGCTGGACCCGCCGTCCGCCATGGAGCTGCTCTCCTATCCGCACGACCGCGACGTCCTGCACCGCTTCGCGGAGACCGGTCCGCCGTTCTCGGTGATCGCGCTCGTCCGGCACGGGAAGGCGGGCAGCCGCAGCCAGTGGGACGGCGACGACGCGTTGCGCCCGCTCTCCGGGTCCGGCCGGGAGCAGGCCCTGCAGCTCGACGGGCTGCTCGGGCTGTTCGGCCCGGACCGCGTGGTCTCCGCACCCCTGGTGCGCTGCCGCGACACGGTCGTGCCCCTCGCCGACCGGCTGTCCCTGCCGATCGGTGAGGAGCCGCTGCTCGGCGAGAGCGGCTACCGGGCGGATCCCGCGGCCGCCCTCGCCCGCTTCCGGGCGCTCGCCGCGGCCCCCGGCGTCACCGTCGTGTGCAGCCAGGGCGGGGTGATCCCCGAGCTCGTGGGGACCCTCGCCACCAGCGCCGGTCTGCCCGGGGTCGACCCGGGCGACGTGCCGGCGAAGAAGGGCAGCACCTGGCTGCTCACCTTCGGCCCCGACGCCACACTCCGAGCCGCCGACTACTACGTGCACCCGACCGGCAGCTGA
- a CDS encoding lanthionine synthetase C family protein, which produces MTALPLAVSPDLRRRAITVAVEVADRLRSPEPVAASARRARRPAGHPVWDASSLLLGHPGVALLHATMSVADPSWAAATHAHMAAASGGAGADLVPAAVLHGSVHGGYPKLLRTLAEAVAVACTHQVEAQARRVAHDGPGLAVADYDVVSGLAGKGRLLLALGDDRSSEALHTALGHLVACTRPVTAHDAAVPGWWCRPGDCVEFPQGYLDVGLAHGIAGPLALMALAHDRGHRVEGMPDAMRTIVDWLLRRAVRDEHGPMWPSRIGFAQEIGDEPVVPDAVKAAWCYGTAGVARALHLAGIALGDRMLCATAVQALRGAALRPWSEADLVGPTICHGAAGLLQVVLRVSERDPDPVLLNAAGLLAQRVLYDLDRTAPFGFRHAHRTRAGRVVGVDEPGLLQGAAGVALVLATFAHHPGTVGPDVWDAPLMLS; this is translated from the coding sequence GTGACCGCGCTCCCGCTCGCCGTGTCGCCGGACCTGCGCCGGCGCGCGATCACCGTGGCCGTCGAGGTGGCCGACCGGCTCCGCTCCCCAGAGCCGGTCGCCGCCTCGGCCCGCCGTGCCCGACGCCCGGCGGGCCACCCGGTGTGGGACGCCTCCTCGCTGCTGCTCGGCCACCCGGGCGTCGCGCTCCTGCACGCGACGATGTCGGTCGCCGACCCGTCGTGGGCCGCGGCCACGCACGCCCACATGGCGGCGGCATCGGGTGGAGCGGGAGCGGACCTCGTGCCCGCGGCCGTGTTGCACGGAAGCGTCCACGGCGGCTACCCGAAGCTCCTCCGCACGCTCGCCGAAGCGGTGGCGGTGGCCTGCACGCATCAGGTCGAGGCGCAGGCCCGGCGGGTCGCACACGATGGCCCCGGCCTCGCGGTCGCCGACTACGACGTGGTGAGCGGGCTCGCGGGCAAGGGCAGGCTCCTGCTGGCGCTCGGCGACGACCGCAGCTCCGAGGCGCTCCACACCGCGCTCGGCCACCTCGTCGCGTGCACCCGCCCCGTCACCGCGCACGACGCGGCCGTCCCGGGATGGTGGTGCCGGCCCGGGGACTGCGTCGAGTTCCCGCAGGGGTACCTGGACGTCGGCCTCGCGCACGGCATCGCCGGGCCCCTCGCGCTGATGGCGCTGGCCCACGACCGCGGGCACCGGGTGGAGGGCATGCCCGATGCGATGCGCACGATCGTGGACTGGCTGCTGCGCCGGGCCGTGCGCGACGAGCACGGGCCGATGTGGCCGTCCCGGATCGGGTTCGCGCAGGAGATCGGGGACGAGCCGGTCGTCCCCGACGCGGTCAAGGCGGCCTGGTGCTACGGCACGGCGGGCGTCGCCCGCGCGCTGCACCTGGCCGGCATCGCGCTCGGTGACCGCATGCTGTGCGCAACGGCGGTGCAGGCGCTGCGGGGAGCGGCGCTGCGCCCGTGGTCCGAGGCGGACCTCGTCGGGCCGACGATCTGCCACGGCGCGGCCGGGCTCCTGCAGGTCGTGCTGCGCGTCAGCGAACGCGACCCGGACCCGGTGCTGCTGAACGCGGCGGGCCTGCTCGCGCAGCGGGTGCTCTACGACCTCGACCGCACGGCGCCGTTCGGCTTCCGCCACGCGCACCGGACCCGAGCCGGACGCGTCGTCGGTGTGGACGAACCCGGCCTGCTCCAGGGCGCGGCGGGCGTGGCGCTCGTGCTCGCGACGTTCGCCCACCACCCCGGCACGGTCGGCCCGGACGTCTGGGACGCCCCGCTGATGTTGAGCTAG
- a CDS encoding HU family DNA-binding protein, producing MNKTQLVDALAERLGDRRTAAAAVDGLLETVVETVRSGETVTLTGFGVFESRARAARTARNPRTGETVAVPATTVPAFRPGAGFRAAVGAVAQPNGSAPAAASAPAASAATAAAPAKQPKGGKAAEAKAKEAKPAAKESKGKGRDKKDQDKKDQDKAGKGKKAKAKK from the coding sequence ATGAACAAGACGCAGCTCGTGGACGCGCTCGCCGAGCGCCTCGGGGACCGGCGCACCGCCGCGGCAGCCGTCGACGGGCTGCTCGAGACGGTCGTCGAGACGGTCCGCTCCGGCGAGACGGTGACGCTCACCGGGTTCGGGGTCTTCGAGAGCCGCGCGCGGGCCGCCCGCACCGCCCGCAACCCGCGCACCGGCGAGACCGTGGCCGTGCCGGCCACCACCGTGCCGGCCTTCCGTCCCGGCGCCGGGTTCCGGGCCGCGGTCGGGGCGGTGGCGCAGCCGAACGGCTCCGCGCCGGCCGCCGCGTCCGCGCCCGCCGCATCCGCTGCCACCGCAGCCGCGCCGGCGAAGCAACCGAAGGGTGGCAAGGCAGCCGAGGCCAAGGCCAAGGAGGCGAAGCCCGCCGCCAAGGAGTCCAAGGGCAAGGGCCGGGACAAGAAGGACCAGGACAAGAAGGACCAGGACAAGGCCGGCAAGGGCAAGAAGGCCAAGGCGAAGAAGTAG
- a CDS encoding RNA degradosome polyphosphate kinase encodes MVDDSGRTKANGSGEVTTPRRARSARSAPRPSTRRVSPAGTTTTNGVTAPAAPATGARTANAPTAAAVPVSPPARTRAPVSELPEDRYFNRELSWLDFNARVLALAEDPSQPLLERAKFLAIFASNLDEFYMVRVAGLKRRDETGLAVRSADGLSPREQLARISARTQAIQVAHARVFLDHVRPELEAQGIRILRWADLSDDQRARLSAYFSAQVFPVLTPLAVDPAHPFPYISGLSLNLAVTVRDPDGRTERFARVKVPNNVPRLVRVDTEDDTVTFLPIEDLISAHLGELFTGVEVAEVHAFRVTRNADLEVEEDRDEDLLQSLERELARRRFGPPVRLEVTDTMSEHVLELLLRELDVDPHDVVTVPGLLDLTALWAVHAVDRPDIKDDPWVPATHPAFADRETPRSVFATLREGDVLVHHPYDSFSTSVQRFIEQAASDPNVLAIKQTLYRTSGDSPIVDALIDAAAAGKQVVALVEIKARFDEQANIRWARELEKAGVHVVYGLVGLKTHCKTSLVVRQEGSTIRRYCHIGTGNYNPKTARLYEDMGVLTADPTIGADLTDLFNSLTGYSRQTSYRSLLVAPYGVRRGIVRRIEDEIEAKREGRDAGVRIKVNSLVDEQVIDALYRASQAGVPVDILVRGICALRPGRPGLSENIRVRSILGRFLEHSRVFHFAAADEYWIGSADMMHRNLDRRVEVLLRVAEPRLSKQLGDMFDSALDPATRCWTLHPDGPWEPSPPAGSDISHVRDHQAEMMVRHAASSPTDTE; translated from the coding sequence GTGGTTGACGACTCGGGTAGGACCAAGGCGAACGGCTCGGGCGAGGTGACCACCCCTCGTCGGGCCCGGTCGGCGCGCAGCGCGCCCCGACCGTCGACGCGGCGGGTCAGTCCGGCCGGCACCACCACCACGAACGGGGTGACCGCCCCGGCCGCGCCTGCCACCGGCGCCCGCACGGCGAACGCGCCAACAGCGGCCGCGGTGCCGGTGAGCCCGCCTGCGCGCACCCGCGCCCCGGTCTCGGAGCTGCCGGAGGACCGCTACTTCAACCGCGAGCTGTCCTGGCTGGACTTCAACGCCCGGGTGCTGGCCCTCGCCGAGGACCCGAGCCAGCCGCTGCTGGAGCGCGCCAAGTTCCTGGCGATCTTCGCGTCGAACCTCGACGAGTTCTACATGGTCCGCGTCGCGGGCCTGAAGCGCCGCGACGAGACCGGGCTCGCCGTGCGCAGCGCCGACGGCCTCTCCCCCCGCGAGCAGCTGGCCCGCATCTCCGCGCGCACCCAGGCGATCCAGGTGGCGCACGCACGGGTGTTCCTCGACCACGTCCGGCCCGAGCTGGAGGCGCAGGGGATCCGCATCCTGCGCTGGGCGGACCTGTCCGACGACCAGCGCGCGCGGCTGTCGGCCTACTTCTCAGCCCAGGTGTTCCCGGTGCTCACGCCGCTCGCGGTCGACCCGGCGCACCCGTTCCCGTACATCTCGGGGCTCTCGCTGAACCTGGCCGTCACCGTCCGCGACCCGGACGGGCGCACCGAGCGGTTCGCGCGCGTCAAGGTGCCCAACAACGTGCCCCGGCTCGTGCGCGTCGACACCGAGGACGACACAGTCACGTTCCTGCCCATCGAGGACCTGATCTCCGCGCACCTCGGGGAGCTGTTCACCGGCGTCGAGGTGGCCGAGGTGCACGCGTTCCGGGTCACCCGCAACGCCGACCTCGAGGTCGAGGAGGACCGCGACGAGGACCTCCTGCAGTCGCTCGAGCGCGAGCTCGCCCGCCGCCGGTTCGGCCCGCCGGTGCGCCTCGAGGTCACCGACACCATGAGCGAGCACGTGCTGGAACTGCTCCTGCGCGAGCTCGACGTCGACCCGCACGACGTCGTCACCGTGCCCGGTCTGCTGGACCTCACCGCCCTGTGGGCCGTGCACGCGGTCGACCGGCCCGACATCAAGGACGACCCCTGGGTGCCGGCCACCCACCCCGCCTTCGCGGACCGGGAGACCCCGCGCAGCGTCTTCGCCACGCTGCGGGAGGGCGACGTGCTCGTGCACCACCCGTACGACTCGTTCTCCACGAGCGTGCAGCGGTTCATCGAGCAGGCGGCGTCCGACCCGAACGTGCTCGCGATCAAGCAGACCCTCTACCGCACGTCCGGCGACTCGCCGATCGTCGACGCCCTCATCGACGCCGCCGCGGCCGGCAAGCAGGTCGTCGCGCTCGTCGAGATCAAGGCGCGGTTCGACGAGCAGGCCAACATCCGCTGGGCCCGTGAGCTGGAGAAGGCGGGAGTGCACGTCGTCTACGGGCTGGTGGGACTGAAGACCCACTGCAAGACCTCGCTCGTGGTGCGCCAGGAGGGCTCGACGATCCGCCGCTACTGCCACATCGGCACCGGCAACTACAACCCCAAGACCGCCCGGCTCTACGAGGACATGGGCGTGCTCACGGCCGACCCGACGATCGGGGCCGACCTCACCGACCTGTTCAACTCGCTCACCGGCTACTCCCGCCAGACCTCCTACCGCAGCCTGCTCGTGGCGCCCTACGGCGTGCGGCGCGGGATCGTGCGCCGCATCGAGGACGAGATCGAGGCCAAGCGGGAGGGCCGCGACGCCGGGGTCCGCATCAAGGTCAACTCACTGGTCGACGAGCAGGTGATCGACGCGCTCTACCGGGCGTCGCAGGCCGGTGTGCCCGTCGACATCCTGGTGCGCGGCATCTGCGCGCTGCGCCCCGGCAGGCCGGGGCTCTCGGAGAACATCCGGGTGCGCTCGATCCTCGGCCGGTTCCTCGAGCACTCGCGGGTCTTCCACTTCGCCGCCGCCGACGAGTATTGGATCGGCAGCGCCGACATGATGCACCGCAACCTCGACCGGCGCGTCGAGGTGCTGCTGCGGGTGGCCGAGCCGCGGTTGTCCAAGCAGCTCGGCGACATGTTCGACTCCGCGCTCGACCCGGCCACCCGGTGCTGGACGCTGCATCCGGACGGGCCGTGGGAACCGTCGCCGCCTGCCGGCTCGGACATCTCCCACGTGCGCGACCACCAGGCCGAGATGATGGTCCGCCACGCCGCCAGCTCGCCGACGGACACCGAGTGA
- the leuD gene encoding 3-isopropylmalate dehydratase small subunit: MEAFRTHTGIGVPLRRSNVDTDQIIPAVYLKRVTRTGFEDGLFSAWRNDESFILNQEPFSRGSVLVAGPDFGTGSSREHAVWALMDYGFRVVISSRFADIFRGNSAKQGLVAAQVAQPDVELLWKLLENEPGVEVTVDLEEKTVQARDLTVPFQIDDYTRWRLLEGLDDIGLTLRHVDEITSFEATRPGRLPTTAQV; encoded by the coding sequence ATGGAAGCCTTCCGCACCCACACCGGGATCGGCGTGCCGCTGCGCCGCTCCAACGTCGACACCGACCAGATCATCCCTGCGGTGTACCTCAAGCGCGTCACCCGCACCGGCTTCGAGGACGGCCTGTTCTCGGCATGGCGGAACGACGAGTCGTTCATCCTGAACCAGGAGCCGTTCTCCCGCGGCTCGGTGCTCGTCGCCGGGCCCGACTTCGGCACCGGCTCGTCCCGCGAGCACGCGGTCTGGGCGCTGATGGACTACGGCTTCCGCGTCGTCATCTCCTCCCGGTTCGCCGACATCTTCCGCGGCAACTCGGCGAAGCAGGGCCTGGTGGCGGCGCAGGTCGCCCAGCCCGACGTCGAGCTGCTGTGGAAGCTGCTGGAGAACGAGCCGGGCGTCGAGGTCACGGTCGACCTCGAGGAGAAGACGGTGCAGGCGCGCGACCTGACCGTCCCGTTCCAGATCGACGACTACACCCGCTGGCGGCTGCTGGAGGGCCTGGACGACATCGGGCTCACACTGCGTCACGTGGACGAGATCACCTCCTTCGAGGCCACCCGACCCGGCCGGCTGCCCACGACTGCGCAGGTCTGA
- the leuC gene encoding 3-isopropylmalate dehydratase large subunit codes for MGRTLAEKVWDQHLVRKGEGQEPDLLYIDLHLVHEVTSPQAFDGLRLAGRKVRRPDLTVATEDHNVPTIDTNLPIADPVSRTQVETLRKNCAEFGVPLYPMNHAEQGIVHVVGPQLGLTQPGLTVVCGDSHTSTHGAFGAMAFGIGTSEVEHVLATQTLPLKRFRTMAINVNSADGKLRPGVTSKDVVLAIIAQIGTGGGQGYVLEYRGNVIENLSMEARMTICNMSIEAGARAGMIAPDDTTFEYLKGRDRAPKGADWDEAVAAWRELRTDDDAVFDAEVDIDADALTPFVTWGTNPGQGLPLAERVPDPAQIVDENERVAAEKALTYMGLEPGTPLRDVRVDTVFVGSCTNGRMEDLRAAADVIKGRKVADGVRMLVVPGSMRVRFQAEAEGLDEVFRAAGAEWRSAGCSMCLGMNPDQLAPGERSASTSNRNFEGRQGKGGRTHLVSPLVAAATAVRGTLSSPEDLV; via the coding sequence GTGGGACGAACGCTGGCCGAGAAGGTCTGGGACCAGCACCTGGTCCGCAAGGGAGAGGGGCAGGAGCCCGACCTCCTCTACATCGACCTGCACCTGGTGCACGAGGTCACCAGCCCGCAGGCGTTCGACGGGCTGCGGCTCGCCGGGCGCAAGGTGCGACGGCCCGACCTCACGGTGGCCACCGAGGACCACAACGTGCCGACGATCGACACGAACCTCCCGATCGCCGACCCGGTGTCGCGCACCCAGGTGGAGACGCTGCGCAAGAACTGCGCCGAGTTCGGGGTGCCGCTGTACCCCATGAACCACGCCGAGCAGGGCATCGTGCACGTCGTGGGCCCGCAGCTGGGCCTCACCCAGCCCGGCCTCACCGTCGTCTGCGGCGACAGCCACACGTCCACGCACGGCGCGTTCGGCGCGATGGCGTTCGGGATCGGCACCTCCGAGGTCGAGCACGTCCTCGCCACGCAGACACTGCCGCTCAAGCGGTTCCGGACGATGGCGATCAACGTCAACTCCGCGGACGGGAAGCTGCGCCCTGGCGTCACGAGCAAGGACGTGGTGCTGGCGATCATCGCCCAGATCGGCACCGGCGGCGGCCAGGGCTACGTGCTGGAGTACCGGGGCAACGTCATCGAGAACCTCTCGATGGAGGCCCGGATGACGATCTGCAACATGTCCATCGAGGCGGGCGCCCGCGCCGGCATGATCGCTCCGGACGACACCACGTTCGAGTACCTGAAGGGCCGCGACCGCGCGCCGAAGGGTGCCGACTGGGACGAGGCCGTGGCGGCGTGGCGCGAGCTGCGCACCGACGACGACGCGGTGTTCGACGCCGAGGTCGACATCGACGCCGACGCGCTCACCCCGTTCGTCACCTGGGGCACGAACCCCGGCCAGGGCCTGCCGCTGGCGGAGCGGGTGCCGGACCCGGCGCAGATCGTCGACGAGAACGAGCGCGTGGCCGCCGAGAAGGCGCTCACCTACATGGGGCTGGAGCCCGGCACCCCGCTGCGGGACGTCCGGGTCGACACGGTGTTCGTCGGGTCGTGCACCAACGGCCGGATGGAGGACCTGCGCGCCGCGGCCGATGTGATCAAGGGTCGCAAGGTGGCCGACGGCGTCCGCATGCTGGTGGTGCCCGGTTCGATGCGGGTGCGGTTCCAGGCCGAGGCCGAGGGTCTCGACGAGGTCTTCCGCGCAGCCGGCGCCGAGTGGCGCTCGGCGGGCTGCTCGATGTGCCTCGGCATGAACCCCGACCAGCTCGCGCCCGGTGAGCGCAGCGCGTCCACGTCCAACCGCAACTTCGAGGGCCGCCAGGGCAAGGGCGGCCGCACGCACCTGGTGTCCCCGCTGGTGGCCGCGGCCACGGCGGTGCGGGGCACCCTGAGCAGCCCGGAGGACCTGGTCTGA
- a CDS encoding lantibiotic dehydratase: MTRKSVFTSAAVGLLRAAAAPRRAGRAALPPPPDEVVWLRERLLDLTADEQLLAAVDAASPSLARDVRAIAAGAPVKAKDLRRAVVALTKYHLRLTGRATPFGLLAGVAPVRFGERPALRAGDRHAPVSRPDAAWLDGLLGRVRAVPAVLARATVVATPVRSVRDGRLLLPARPAEPGGRRREASIRFTPVVRAALEAAATPVRWPELLAGLAGRFHVERGELEPVLRRLVELGALLTDLDPPADCTDPLAHVLAAGGDAHELFAQLRGIDTDLRAGRPATERMLRLHRGDDASPVQTDLRLDVDLTLPDEVAREAERAATALWRLSAPVAAPWLPGYHERFLERYGTERAVPVAELLADTGLGLPRWDEAVSAPGADEERTPVLAAELLAAARERRAEIVLDDALIDRLAEDEPAPPSMELCVEVLADGWERLFAGDFRLVVGQSLGSALAGTTVARFAHLLPELDAELTDLVRAGAPADGVRAAQVAFRPLVPRSANVAAVPQRLPLRIPLAPGTVDGSVTDLPLHRLAVTATTQRLRLVDTATGTRIAPVSGSMLNPRSGHLPPVARFLLELGGQDTPQCGPWSWGVLAAAPYLPRVRHGRTVLAPARWSPPAELGDAALPADRWVRCLAGWRERWDVPRHVRLTVADNHIPVDLDDPLHQLVFRDELRRHPQLVVLEAPTDAGWLRGPHGTHTCEVVVQLLRRRAEPAAPVVARPVLRRESDLLQLPGGEWLYAKLYATEPAQRALLRSRLPELVDEAALSAAGVDGWFYVRYRDPDPHLRLRLHGKPDGLWGELLPRLHAWATRLRQDGLLITAVLDSYDPEVERYGGPEAMADAERVFHADSALSLTLTRYLDGDDADVRVAASVHDLLVGLDPSGGVLARFAAAVPVADRHAVPAARRGRLADLLPASGGRLVAPGGFRRGALAAYAATLERTGCTPERLAHIGAGLAHMHCNRLFGVDRARERGVYALLHRALVVRANRVRHGR; this comes from the coding sequence ATGACCCGGAAATCGGTCTTCACGAGTGCTGCCGTGGGCCTGTTGCGGGCCGCGGCTGCGCCGCGCCGGGCCGGCCGGGCGGCCCTCCCGCCCCCGCCCGACGAGGTGGTGTGGCTGCGGGAACGTCTGCTCGACCTCACCGCCGACGAGCAGCTCCTCGCGGCCGTCGACGCCGCCAGCCCGAGCCTCGCGCGGGACGTGCGGGCGATCGCCGCAGGAGCGCCGGTGAAGGCGAAGGACCTGCGGCGCGCCGTCGTCGCGCTCACCAAGTACCACCTGCGGCTGACCGGCCGGGCGACGCCGTTCGGGCTCCTCGCCGGCGTCGCACCCGTGCGGTTCGGGGAGCGTCCGGCGCTGCGGGCGGGGGACCGGCACGCGCCGGTCAGCCGTCCGGACGCGGCCTGGCTCGACGGGTTGCTGGGCCGCGTGCGCGCCGTGCCCGCGGTGCTGGCCCGGGCGACCGTCGTCGCCACCCCGGTCCGGTCGGTGCGCGACGGGCGGCTGTTGCTCCCGGCGCGGCCCGCGGAGCCCGGCGGCCGGCGCCGGGAGGCGTCGATCCGGTTCACGCCGGTCGTCCGCGCGGCGCTGGAGGCCGCGGCCACGCCCGTGCGCTGGCCCGAGCTCCTCGCCGGTCTCGCCGGCCGCTTCCACGTCGAGCGGGGCGAGCTCGAGCCGGTGCTGCGGCGGCTCGTCGAGCTCGGGGCGCTGCTCACCGACCTCGATCCACCCGCGGACTGCACCGATCCCCTCGCGCACGTGCTCGCCGCGGGTGGCGATGCGCACGAGCTGTTCGCGCAGCTGCGGGGGATCGACACCGATCTGCGCGCCGGGAGGCCGGCCACCGAGCGCATGCTGCGGCTGCACAGGGGCGACGACGCGTCGCCGGTGCAGACCGACCTGCGCCTCGACGTGGATCTCACCCTCCCGGACGAGGTCGCCCGCGAGGCCGAGCGGGCCGCCACCGCGCTGTGGCGGCTGTCCGCGCCCGTCGCCGCCCCGTGGTTGCCGGGCTACCACGAGCGGTTCCTCGAGCGGTACGGCACCGAGCGGGCCGTGCCCGTCGCCGAGCTCCTGGCCGACACGGGCCTCGGCCTGCCGCGGTGGGACGAGGCGGTGTCCGCACCCGGTGCCGACGAGGAGCGCACGCCGGTGCTGGCCGCCGAGCTGCTGGCCGCGGCCCGCGAGCGGCGCGCCGAGATCGTCCTGGACGACGCCCTGATCGACCGGCTTGCCGAGGACGAGCCCGCCCCGCCGTCCATGGAGCTGTGCGTCGAAGTGCTGGCCGACGGCTGGGAGCGGCTGTTCGCGGGCGACTTCCGCCTCGTCGTCGGGCAGAGCCTCGGTTCGGCGCTCGCAGGCACCACCGTGGCCCGGTTCGCCCACCTGCTCCCCGAGCTGGACGCCGAGCTGACCGACCTGGTGCGCGCCGGCGCGCCCGCGGACGGCGTGCGGGCGGCGCAGGTGGCCTTCCGCCCGCTCGTACCGCGCTCGGCGAACGTCGCGGCGGTCCCGCAGCGGCTGCCGCTGCGCATCCCGCTGGCGCCCGGCACGGTCGACGGGTCGGTGACCGACCTGCCGCTGCACCGGCTCGCGGTCACCGCGACCACCCAGCGGCTCCGCCTGGTGGACACGGCGACCGGCACCCGGATCGCCCCGGTGTCCGGCTCGATGCTCAACCCCCGCAGCGGGCACCTGCCGCCGGTCGCGCGGTTCCTGCTGGAGCTGGGCGGGCAGGACACGCCGCAGTGCGGGCCGTGGAGCTGGGGTGTGCTCGCCGCCGCGCCGTACCTGCCCCGGGTCCGCCACGGGCGCACCGTGCTCGCACCCGCCCGCTGGTCGCCGCCCGCCGAGCTGGGCGATGCGGCGCTCCCGGCGGATCGGTGGGTCCGGTGCCTCGCCGGGTGGCGGGAGCGCTGGGACGTACCGCGGCACGTCCGGCTGACGGTCGCCGACAACCACATCCCCGTCGACCTCGACGACCCGCTGCACCAGCTCGTGTTCCGCGACGAGCTGCGCAGGCACCCGCAGCTCGTGGTGCTCGAGGCGCCCACCGACGCGGGCTGGCTGCGCGGCCCGCACGGCACGCACACCTGCGAGGTGGTGGTGCAGCTGCTCCGCAGGCGTGCCGAGCCCGCGGCGCCGGTGGTGGCCCGGCCGGTGCTGCGGCGCGAGTCGGACCTGCTCCAGCTGCCCGGCGGCGAGTGGCTCTACGCGAAGCTCTACGCCACCGAGCCCGCGCAGCGGGCCCTGCTGCGCTCCCGCCTTCCCGAGCTGGTGGACGAGGCAGCGCTGTCCGCGGCGGGCGTCGACGGCTGGTTCTACGTGCGCTACCGCGACCCCGACCCGCACCTGCGGCTGCGGTTGCACGGCAAGCCGGACGGTCTGTGGGGCGAGCTGCTGCCCCGCCTGCACGCTTGGGCCACGCGGCTGCGGCAGGACGGGCTGCTGATCACGGCCGTGCTCGACAGCTACGACCCCGAGGTCGAGCGCTACGGAGGGCCGGAGGCGATGGCCGACGCCGAGCGGGTGTTCCACGCCGACAGCGCGCTCTCGCTCACCCTCACCCGGTACCTGGACGGTGACGACGCCGACGTGCGGGTTGCGGCGAGCGTGCACGACCTGCTGGTCGGGCTGGATCCCTCGGGCGGGGTGCTCGCGCGGTTCGCCGCTGCGGTGCCGGTGGCCGACCGGCACGCCGTGCCCGCAGCCCGGCGTGGGCGGCTCGCCGACCTCCTCCCGGCGTCCGGCGGACGGCTCGTCGCCCCCGGCGGCTTCCGGCGCGGCGCACTGGCGGCGTACGCCGCCACGCTCGAGCGCACCGGGTGCACTCCCGAACGGCTGGCGCACATCGGCGCCGGCCTCGCGCACATGCACTGCAACCGCCTCTTCGGCGTCGACCGCGCCCGGGAACGGGGCGTCTACGCGCTCCTGCACCGGGCGCTGGTCGTGCGGGCGAACCGGGTGAGGCACGGGCGGTGA
- a CDS encoding FDLD family class I lanthipeptide — MPTETLAPADFDLDLEVAEIVESEMSAQKTGVTDICTTIFWPCRK; from the coding sequence ATGCCGACGGAGACGCTCGCCCCTGCCGACTTCGACCTGGATCTCGAGGTCGCGGAGATCGTGGAGTCGGAGATGTCCGCGCAGAAGACCGGCGTGACCGACATCTGCACCACCATCTTCTGGCCCTGCCGGAAGTGA